One genomic segment of Erysipelotrichaceae bacterium 66202529 includes these proteins:
- a CDS encoding sodium:calcium antiporter, whose protein sequence is MLYLEYIVLAILVVFLSVRLSYYVDCLDKKTNLSGAFIGGVMLAAVTSLPELFTSLTAVLALDQPDLVQGNVLGSNIFNLCVIGGLMLFTSRRYQRATLSKSHGKTLCFGLVMYVLVFAAIMMPQEVGFSFFRVNLMSILILLVYAVNVKFMGNDDSGDSEEQVYISLSVKQIAVRFICYSIGLVTVSILLTTVTDQLAEELQLGATVAGAIFLGVATSLPELSASVNLVRIGNFNASFGNIVGSNLFNFIILCFADVLFTRGSIYVNEVQVMNLLGFGAFSMLCALVIIYGKKNRALVLLASVAILASYVASIVLSM, encoded by the coding sequence ATGCTCTATCTTGAATATATCGTATTGGCAATACTTGTTGTATTTCTGTCTGTACGGCTGTCGTATTATGTGGATTGTTTGGATAAAAAAACAAATTTGTCCGGTGCATTCATAGGCGGTGTTATGCTTGCGGCTGTCACATCGCTACCTGAGCTGTTTACATCACTAACGGCTGTTCTTGCACTTGATCAGCCTGATCTTGTACAGGGAAATGTGCTGGGAAGTAATATCTTTAACCTCTGTGTGATAGGCGGATTGATGCTGTTTACCTCACGCAGATATCAAAGAGCTACCTTGTCAAAGTCTCACGGCAAAACCCTGTGCTTTGGTCTGGTGATGTATGTACTGGTATTTGCGGCAATTATGATGCCACAGGAGGTTGGCTTCAGCTTCTTTAGAGTAAATCTGATGTCGATTTTGATTCTGCTTGTCTATGCGGTCAATGTGAAATTTATGGGGAATGACGATAGCGGGGATAGCGAGGAGCAGGTGTATATATCACTGAGTGTTAAACAGATTGCTGTTCGTTTTATCTGTTACAGTATCGGACTTGTTACTGTGAGTATTCTGTTGACAACGGTAACAGATCAGCTTGCGGAGGAGCTGCAGCTGGGTGCTACGGTTGCAGGAGCGATTTTCTTAGGGGTAGCTACTTCACTGCCTGAGCTGAGTGCTTCTGTCAATTTGGTACGAATTGGAAATTTCAATGCCTCCTTTGGAAATATCGTCGGAAGCAATCTGTTTAATTTCATTATCCTCTGTTTTGCGGATGTCTTGTTTACCAGGGGTAGTATTTATGTGAATGAGGTGCAGGTTATGAATCTGCTCGGCTTTGGCGCATTCTCTATGCTCTGTGCACTCGTTATAATTTACGGAAAGAAAAACAGAGCACTGGTATTACTTGCGAGTGTCGCAATACTTGCTTCCTATGTGGCCAGTATCGTACTGTCAATGTAA
- a CDS encoding flavodoxin family protein has translation MMELVLNDTMYCYQPKHSQTLVDIRTMKLRGCLGCGACTEKKEYAGRCALQDDMQTLYPMIAKCERLVFICKLRYGCCSAKCKCILDRMAVLGQQEYIIRNKELMKRGWKTPLQEIAFFIPGEPSPKEKQVFQEWLQEVHGIIAGTRMSVTYLSKETAL, from the coding sequence ATGATGGAACTGGTTTTAAATGATACCATGTATTGCTATCAGCCAAAGCATTCGCAAACACTTGTGGATATTCGTACGATGAAGCTGCGAGGCTGTCTTGGATGTGGAGCATGTACAGAGAAAAAGGAATATGCAGGAAGGTGTGCACTGCAGGATGATATGCAGACCTTGTATCCGATGATTGCCAAATGTGAGAGGCTGGTATTTATCTGTAAGCTTCGCTATGGCTGCTGCAGCGCAAAATGTAAGTGTATACTTGACCGCATGGCTGTGCTTGGACAGCAGGAATACATCATAAGGAATAAAGAACTAATGAAAAGGGGATGGAAAACACCTCTGCAGGAAATAGCATTTTTCATCCCAGGAGAACCTTCGCCAAAGGAGAAGCAGGTGTTTCAGGAGTGGCTGCAGGAGGTACACGGTATCATTGCAGGCACACGTATGAGTGTCACGTATTTGTCAAAGGAGACTGCGTTATGA